The Brassica oleracea var. oleracea cultivar TO1000 chromosome C6, BOL, whole genome shotgun sequence genomic interval TATTGCTTGAATGTCCCTCTCTAATGTGTGTGTGTGTGTTTGAGAGATGAATGAATGAAGGTATGGCTTGAAGTTGAAGGTCTCTCTCTAGTTAACTAAACTTTTGTGTGTTTGAAAGATGAGTGAATGAATAGCTGAGAGGTTATGGCTTGAAGGTCTCTCTAGTTAACTAAACTTATGTGTGTTTAGGGGCGGTGCAAAGGAGGAAAATGTTTATACAAACACAGTCAACACCAAACCCTTCTTCTCTGATGTTTAGTCCTGGCAAACCAGTCATGGAAGTAGGAAGCGCAGACTTCCCTAATTCTCGTTCAGCTATGAGTTCACCTTTGGCAAAAGCCATCTTCTCCATTGATGGTATCTCTCGCAACCTTTTACTATATATGACAAGAGGACTGTGTTAATCTCTCTTGGATGCAGGTGTTGTTAGAGTTTTCTTCGGATCGGATTTTGTCACTGTGACTAAGTCAGACGACGTGACATGGGACTTCCTCAAGCCTGAAGTGTTTGCAGTGGTAATGGACTTCTACTCCTCTGGGCAGCCTTTGTTTCTGGACTCACAAGTTGCAGCTGCCAAGGACACTGCCATTAACGAGGTTCGTAAGCTTCTTCCAGTAATCTCCAAAGTTTTTGGTAGATGAGAGACTCTAAAGAAAATGCTAACAAGTGTTATTCAGGATGACTCTGAAACTGTAGCAATGATCAAAGAACTCTTGGAGACTCGCATCCGACCATCAGTCCAAGATGATGGAGGGGACATCGAGTATTGTGGATTTGATACGTAAGTGAATTATAGCAAATGGTCAAGAAGATCCATATCTTTTATCTAAGCTATATGTTTTTGATCAGGGAAACTGGGATAGTTAAGCTTCGAATGCAAGGAGCTTGTAGCGGTTGTCCAAGTTCATCTGTTACTTTGAAATCAGGGATTGAGAATATGCTGATGCATTATATATCCGAGGTAA includes:
- the LOC106300673 gene encoding nifU-like protein 5, mitochondrial is translated as MKGITRFLNSLSRRRAREIFSSPSPLLVSRRPLFISATTQFSTSHGGVYASWYPPKVSSFPLKSISLGGAVQRRKMFIQTQSTPNPSSLMFSPGKPVMEVGSADFPNSRSAMSSPLAKAIFSIDGVVRVFFGSDFVTVTKSDDVTWDFLKPEVFAVVMDFYSSGQPLFLDSQVAAAKDTAINEDDSETVAMIKELLETRIRPSVQDDGGDIEYCGFDTETGIVKLRMQGACSGCPSSSVTLKSGIENMLMHYISEVKGVEQEFDGEEDGTSSGPVE